A stretch of the Candidatus Goldiibacteriota bacterium genome encodes the following:
- a CDS encoding chemotaxis protein CheC: MSDDSLLTLTDIQVDALKEVGNVGAGHAATALSQLLKRKIMISVPQVKILKLQEVENLLGDSKTLVAGIIMNFLGDVTGKILLLLTRESALSLADMLLQNPAGTTKVLSEVGNSAIKETGNILAGAYMNALNEFLGLLLLPSVPSLVFDISGAILNSLSEGFEGMSNHILSVETQFSEENDKVINGYLLLVPDIPSVKVLLSAIKVD, encoded by the coding sequence ATGTCTGATGATTCACTGCTGACGCTGACCGATATTCAGGTGGACGCGTTAAAAGAAGTGGGCAATGTGGGGGCGGGTCACGCTGCCACAGCGCTGTCGCAGCTTTTAAAAAGAAAAATTATGATATCTGTGCCGCAGGTTAAAATATTAAAACTTCAGGAAGTGGAAAACCTGCTTGGGGACTCAAAGACGCTGGTGGCCGGTATAATAATGAATTTTTTGGGTGATGTTACAGGAAAAATACTTCTGCTTTTAACAAGGGAAAGCGCGCTGTCGCTTGCGGATATGCTGCTGCAGAATCCTGCGGGCACTACAAAAGTGCTGTCAGAAGTCGGTAATTCCGCTATAAAAGAAACGGGCAACATCCTTGCCGGCGCTTATATGAATGCCCTTAATGAATTTCTGGGGCTGCTGTTATTGCCGTCTGTACCCAGCCTGGTTTTTGACATATCAGGCGCTATTTTAAATTCGTTGTCCGAAGGGTTTGAGGGAATGTCCAATCATATCCTGTCGGTTGAGACGCAGTTTTCAGAGGAAAATGATAAAGTTATAAATGGGTATTTATTATTAGTGCCTGATATTCCTTCCGTAAAAGTGCTGCTGTCAGCAATAAAGGTGGACTGA
- a CDS encoding response regulator, protein MKKVLIVDDTKFMRNMLRNILKKKDVEVVGEAVNGREAVEKFRELKPDLVTMDIIMPEMNGIEAVKAILAEDPSAKILICSAMGQQAMVIEAIQAGAKDFVIKPFQPARVLEAVDRTLQEN, encoded by the coding sequence TTGAAGAAAGTCCTGATTGTTGACGATACAAAGTTCATGAGAAATATGCTGCGCAACATCCTTAAAAAAAAGGATGTTGAAGTTGTTGGTGAAGCGGTAAACGGCAGAGAAGCGGTTGAAAAATTCAGGGAGTTAAAGCCTGACCTTGTTACCATGGATATTATAATGCCCGAAATGAACGGAATTGAAGCGGTGAAAGCTATTCTGGCGGAAGACCCTTCGGCCAAGATACTTATCTGCAGCGCCATGGGGCAGCAGGCAATGGTGATAGAGGCAATTCAGGCCGGAGCCAAAGATTTTGTTATAAAACCTTTTCAGCCCGCAAGGGTTCTGGAGGCGGTTGACAGAACGCTTCAGGAGAACTGA
- a CDS encoding chemotaxis protein CheW, whose protein sequence is MEKKIVGFRLKGEEFAFNIMKVVEIIRLKQITPVPTAPSFIEGVINLRGKIIPIIDLRKRFKLHEDARGKNVRIIIIEMHGSQLVGVIVDEVTQVITVPEEQILPAPPSIVSVGGRYIEAVVQLEDKIIVFLDIEKIFSDQENSEMQGISITEAGIEESPDC, encoded by the coding sequence GTGGAAAAGAAAATTGTGGGCTTCAGGCTTAAGGGAGAGGAATTTGCTTTTAACATAATGAAAGTGGTTGAAATAATCAGGTTAAAGCAGATAACACCCGTACCTACGGCGCCGTCCTTTATAGAAGGCGTTATAAATTTAAGGGGCAAGATTATACCCATCATAGACCTGCGTAAGCGTTTTAAACTGCATGAAGACGCGCGCGGAAAAAATGTAAGGATAATTATAATTGAAATGCACGGCAGCCAGCTTGTAGGCGTGATTGTGGATGAAGTGACTCAGGTAATTACCGTGCCGGAAGAACAGATACTGCCGGCGCCGCCTTCCATAGTAAGCGTGGGCGGCAGGTATATTGAAGCTGTTGTGCAGCTGGAAGATAAAATAATTGTATTTCTTGACATTGAAAAAATATTTTCTGATCAGGAAAATTCCGAAATGCAGGGAATATCAATCACGGAGGCAGGAATTGAAGAAAGTCCTGATTGTTGA
- a CDS encoding methyl-accepting chemotaxis protein, translating into MAVNKTGKKGFFLKKMLIINLSVAVVTGIVLASILYFLKLYEKPFMFFMLITGVFALGGAAAVFMGAKAVIDAFTNVAFFFDKIADGDLTTRVEESDGFLPVIARPINKMTASTKKVLLQMKESIDTMRMLSENLSASTEEINASAEEISSTVQQIAHGVEQQAERTVETSRIMENMSDSIQTVASKSEDVLNVANEAKQASEKGMEAVKQTIIKIEDIVQVTSKAKDSIEELKRYSEKIEEVVNIITEIADETNLLALNANIEAARAGEAGRGFAVVAEEVRKLAEGSGDAAKEIARLVEDIHERTAQVVVDIMTGVRETEEGKLVVKESGQALKEINAVVTKVVKLSNEIFSLTKAQAEDTDKVVKAVEEIAAVSEETAAGTQQASASTQEQTASMQEIAAQAQELAQMTETLRESISKFKTE; encoded by the coding sequence ATGGCTGTAAATAAAACCGGAAAAAAAGGTTTTTTCCTTAAAAAGATGCTGATAATTAACCTGTCAGTGGCTGTTGTTACGGGCATTGTCCTGGCTTCTATACTGTATTTTTTGAAGCTTTATGAAAAACCGTTTATGTTTTTTATGCTTATCACAGGGGTGTTTGCACTTGGGGGAGCTGCCGCTGTTTTTATGGGGGCTAAAGCCGTTATAGATGCTTTTACAAATGTGGCTTTTTTCTTTGATAAAATTGCTGACGGAGATTTGACCACAAGGGTTGAGGAAAGCGACGGGTTTCTGCCTGTTATTGCCAGGCCGATAAATAAAATGACAGCAAGCACAAAAAAAGTGCTTCTGCAGATGAAAGAGTCCATAGATACCATGAGAATGCTTTCGGAAAACCTTTCCGCTTCAACGGAAGAAATAAACGCGTCCGCTGAAGAAATAAGCAGCACCGTTCAGCAGATAGCCCACGGCGTGGAACAGCAGGCGGAACGTACCGTGGAAACTTCCAGAATTATGGAGAACATGTCAGATTCAATACAGACTGTGGCGTCAAAGTCCGAAGATGTGCTTAACGTCGCCAATGAGGCCAAACAGGCTTCTGAAAAAGGGATGGAAGCCGTTAAACAGACAATTATAAAAATTGAAGATATAGTGCAGGTGACAAGCAAGGCAAAAGATTCAATAGAAGAACTTAAAAGGTATTCCGAAAAAATAGAAGAAGTGGTAAATATAATTACCGAAATAGCGGACGAGACAAACCTGCTGGCGCTGAATGCCAATATAGAAGCGGCGCGCGCGGGCGAAGCCGGCCGCGGTTTTGCCGTTGTGGCGGAAGAAGTAAGAAAACTTGCCGAAGGTTCCGGGGATGCGGCAAAGGAAATTGCCAGGCTTGTGGAAGACATACACGAACGCACGGCACAGGTGGTTGTGGATATAATGACCGGAGTGCGCGAAACAGAAGAGGGCAAACTTGTGGTTAAAGAAAGCGGGCAGGCTTTAAAAGAGATAAATGCCGTTGTCACAAAAGTGGTAAAACTTTCAAATGAGATTTTCAGCCTTACCAAAGCGCAGGCGGAAGACACGGATAAAGTGGTAAAGGCGGTTGAAGAAATAGCCGCGGTATCGGAAGAAACAGCCGCGGGCACGCAGCAGGCTTCCGCTTCCACGCAGGAACAGACCGCGTCCATGCAGGAAATAGCGGCGCAGGCGCAGGAACTGGCGCAGATGACGGAAACTCTGCGCGAATCAATTTCAAAGTTTAAAACGGAGTAA
- a CDS encoding chemotaxis protein CheA: MNMDSYREVFIEEARENVNNLNNSLLELEKNLDDLTPVNELFRAAHTLKGMSATMGYDRMAGFTHILEEVLDSVRSGKTRPTLEIMNILFKSVDALSDFVDSIVETNADYSAGAAIVADSIKKQLETGQQPQFQGAPKTVQMPLKEKEEMPAINAAGFNLKPDEKIISQAAEKSMKVFLIKTVLDENCAFKNVRSFMVSRNLSEKGEIIGSYPSSRDIEDGKFESEFEFAFATALGAPETKALVSKVSEVKEVIIKEVTPEMPAENVLADKEQSASFKAEEIKNDGMQKKHSSAQSVRVNIDKLDTLMNLVGELVINKIRFDQIAKEKKYELLNDTVEEFDRVIDELQIEITSVRMLPVSHIFDRYPRSVRDLAVQAGKQVEVEIEGGDIEIDRTVLEEMNEPLLHLIRNSLAHGIEMPDVRIKAGKNPKGVIRLSAKRERNSVIIEVSDDGAGINTAAVRKKALERKVVTEERLKNMNDDEVVSLISLPGFSTVESVNKVSGRGVGVDVVKTKVEGFGGIFRIENYPKEGSKFILKLPLTLAIVQALLVKAGKEIYSIPVIHTVETFESFEKDYRYIQDRKVIILREEVIPVYSLMELLGKKRVEAEMHELVIVDVRDKKAAIEVDRVIGQQEVAIKSLGEFLKFAKGFSGVTILGDGSISLIVDITSLL, from the coding sequence ATGAACATGGACAGTTACAGGGAAGTATTTATTGAAGAAGCCAGAGAAAACGTAAATAATCTTAATAATTCCCTTTTGGAACTTGAAAAGAACCTTGATGATTTGACTCCCGTAAATGAACTTTTCAGGGCGGCCCACACGTTAAAAGGCATGTCCGCGACCATGGGTTATGACAGAATGGCGGGATTTACTCACATTCTTGAAGAAGTGCTTGATTCCGTGCGTTCCGGTAAAACAAGGCCTACGCTGGAAATTATGAACATTTTGTTTAAAAGCGTTGACGCGCTTTCTGATTTTGTTGATTCTATAGTGGAAACCAACGCGGATTATTCAGCCGGCGCCGCAATTGTGGCGGACAGCATAAAAAAACAGCTTGAAACCGGGCAGCAGCCGCAGTTTCAAGGCGCTCCAAAAACAGTACAGATGCCTCTTAAAGAAAAAGAAGAAATGCCCGCGATAAACGCCGCGGGATTTAATTTAAAACCGGACGAAAAAATAATAAGCCAGGCCGCGGAAAAATCAATGAAAGTGTTTCTTATAAAAACAGTGCTTGATGAAAACTGCGCATTTAAAAATGTACGTTCGTTTATGGTGTCAAGAAACCTATCTGAAAAAGGTGAAATTATAGGTTCATATCCTTCGTCCAGGGATATAGAAGACGGAAAATTTGAAAGTGAATTTGAATTTGCTTTTGCAACGGCGCTTGGCGCGCCGGAAACAAAAGCGCTTGTGTCAAAAGTATCTGAAGTTAAGGAAGTAATTATAAAAGAAGTGACGCCGGAAATGCCTGCGGAAAATGTTTTGGCGGATAAGGAACAAAGCGCGTCCTTCAAGGCGGAAGAAATAAAAAACGACGGCATGCAGAAAAAACATTCATCGGCGCAGAGCGTAAGGGTAAATATAGACAAACTTGACACGCTTATGAACCTTGTGGGCGAACTTGTAATAAATAAGATAAGGTTTGACCAGATAGCCAAGGAAAAAAAGTATGAACTTCTTAATGATACTGTGGAAGAATTTGACAGGGTGATAGATGAACTTCAGATAGAAATAACAAGCGTAAGAATGCTTCCCGTGTCGCATATTTTTGACAGGTATCCGCGTTCTGTACGCGACCTTGCGGTGCAGGCAGGCAAACAGGTGGAAGTGGAAATAGAAGGCGGGGACATTGAAATTGACAGGACTGTGCTTGAAGAGATGAACGAACCGCTGCTTCACCTTATCAGAAATTCTCTTGCGCATGGTATAGAAATGCCGGACGTCAGGATAAAAGCGGGAAAGAATCCCAAGGGAGTAATAAGGCTTTCCGCCAAAAGGGAGCGCAACTCCGTAATTATAGAGGTGTCTGATGACGGCGCGGGAATTAATACTGCGGCTGTAAGAAAAAAAGCCCTGGAAAGAAAAGTGGTGACAGAAGAGCGCCTTAAAAATATGAATGACGACGAAGTGGTGTCTCTTATATCACTTCCGGGTTTTTCCACTGTGGAAAGCGTAAACAAAGTGTCAGGACGCGGAGTGGGCGTGGATGTTGTGAAAACCAAGGTGGAAGGTTTTGGCGGAATATTCAGGATAGAAAACTATCCTAAAGAAGGTTCAAAATTTATTCTGAAACTGCCGCTTACCCTGGCAATTGTGCAGGCGCTTCTTGTAAAGGCGGGCAAAGAAATATATTCTATTCCGGTAATTCACACGGTGGAGACCTTTGAAAGTTTTGAAAAAGACTACCGCTATATTCAGGACAGAAAGGTGATAATATTAAGGGAAGAAGTCATTCCGGTTTACAGCCTTATGGAACTTCTTGGAAAAAAACGGGTTGAAGCGGAAATGCACGAACTTGTAATAGTGGATGTAAGGGATAAAAAGGCCGCCATAGAAGTGGACCGCGTGATAGGGCAGCAGGAAGTGGCTATAAAAAGCCTTGGTGAATTTTTAAAATTCGCCAAAGGTTTTTCCGGCGTCACCATCCTTGGCGACGGAAGCATAAGCTTAATTGTGGATATCACGTCGCTGCTTTAA
- a CDS encoding chemotaxis response regulator protein-glutamate methylesterase: MGKIRVLVVDDSAFMRKIIPQILQEDDGIEVIDTAKDGQEAFKKTLELKPDVITLDVEMPKMNGLSTLGCIMSERPTPVIMLSAYTPKGAETTLQALEYGAVDFVCKPSGEISIDIKKVKDELISKIKIAATTDASKLTFFTPETVEKTAPEKEKEIKDFVLVIIATSTGGPRALSEFVTKIPRNLPAAYLVVQHMSQGFTKTLAERLNSQSLISIKEAEDGEIITAGRAYVAPGNYHMEIEKTDGNYTIALNQKPTRLGVRPSADMTLFSAAEKFEGKSIAVVLTGMGRDASAGVERLKAKKALVLAQDKDSSVIFGMPRAVIERGMADEVSSIAGMKDALVSAMARITGGKS, encoded by the coding sequence ATGGGAAAGATAAGGGTTCTTGTTGTGGATGATTCCGCTTTTATGAGGAAAATTATACCCCAAATCCTTCAGGAAGATGACGGAATTGAAGTCATAGACACCGCGAAAGACGGGCAGGAAGCTTTTAAGAAAACCCTTGAATTAAAACCTGACGTTATCACGCTTGACGTGGAAATGCCAAAAATGAACGGCCTTTCCACCCTTGGATGCATAATGAGCGAACGCCCAACGCCGGTTATTATGCTTTCCGCCTATACGCCCAAAGGCGCGGAAACAACCCTTCAGGCGCTTGAATACGGCGCCGTGGATTTTGTCTGTAAACCTTCCGGTGAAATATCCATAGACATAAAAAAAGTAAAAGACGAACTTATAAGCAAGATAAAAATAGCTGCAACAACTGACGCTTCCAAACTTACATTTTTTACCCCCGAAACCGTGGAAAAAACCGCGCCTGAAAAAGAAAAAGAGATAAAAGATTTTGTGCTTGTTATAATTGCCACATCCACCGGAGGGCCAAGGGCGCTTTCTGAATTCGTCACAAAAATTCCAAGAAATCTTCCGGCGGCGTATCTGGTAGTTCAGCACATGTCTCAGGGGTTTACAAAGACCCTGGCGGAAAGGCTTAACAGCCAGTCGCTTATAAGCATTAAAGAAGCGGAAGACGGTGAAATAATTACAGCAGGAAGGGCATATGTCGCGCCCGGAAATTATCATATGGAAATTGAAAAAACAGACGGAAACTATACAATTGCGCTTAACCAGAAACCCACCAGGCTTGGCGTAAGGCCAAGCGCTGATATGACGCTGTTTTCAGCGGCTGAAAAATTTGAAGGCAAATCAATTGCGGTTGTGCTGACAGGAATGGGCAGGGACGCGTCAGCCGGAGTGGAGCGTTTAAAGGCAAAAAAAGCGCTGGTGCTTGCGCAGGATAAAGACAGCAGCGTAATTTTCGGCATGCCCAGGGCGGTAATTGAAAGGGGTATGGCGGACGAAGTATCATCCATCGCGGGGATGAAAGACGCGCTTGTATCAGCAATGGCGCGTATAACGGGCGGCAAATCATGA
- a CDS encoding C40 family peptidase yields the protein MKKIIMIIPALFVFFAGVYAAEQETEFAKAVYKTAAHYVGKDYVYGAKSPYDHFACSKNDNRKGPCIKCGSCPEKPSGCYNSATKCLTGFDCSGFIQYVYKTNGVKSVKVSDLVSTQFVCMENSWYEKKKKSEVLSRQQTKKIENGDIIFFYRSPRHVGLFFTDKKITWKRNEAAFLNDGDLPYLVNDIHRKAEFDSEGEFTGYSYSYEGDVVIHASGILDHYSTDTVPGDIVCVPMSTMRGALAECDETHKGQCAVTVSE from the coding sequence ATGAAAAAAATAATAATGATTATCCCCGCTCTTTTTGTTTTTTTTGCGGGGGTTTATGCGGCAGAACAGGAAACAGAGTTTGCCAAAGCGGTATATAAAACCGCGGCGCATTATGTGGGGAAGGATTATGTGTATGGCGCAAAGTCGCCGTATGACCATTTTGCATGCAGCAAAAACGACAACAGAAAAGGGCCCTGCATAAAATGCGGAAGCTGCCCCGAAAAACCTTCCGGCTGCTATAACAGCGCCACAAAGTGTTTAACCGGTTTTGACTGTTCCGGTTTCATTCAGTACGTATATAAAACCAACGGGGTTAAATCGGTTAAAGTGTCTGACCTTGTAAGCACACAGTTTGTGTGCATGGAAAACAGCTGGTATGAAAAAAAGAAAAAGTCCGAAGTTTTAAGCAGGCAGCAAACGAAAAAGATAGAAAATGGGGACATAATATTTTTCTACAGGTCGCCAAGGCATGTGGGGCTGTTTTTCACGGATAAAAAAATAACATGGAAAAGAAATGAAGCCGCTTTTTTAAATGACGGTGACCTGCCGTACCTGGTAAACGATATTCACAGAAAAGCGGAATTTGACAGCGAAGGCGAATTTACCGGCTACAGTTATTCATATGAAGGGGATGTGGTAATACACGCAAGCGGCATCCTTGACCACTATTCCACCGATACGGTACCGGGGGATATTGTGTGCGTGCCGATGTCAACAATGCGCGGCGCTCTGGCGGAATGCGATGAGACGCACAAAGGGCAATGCGCTGTCACGGTGTCTGAATAA